The Borrelia sp. HM sequence AATAAAAAAGATTCTGTATTACTACCTATTAAATTTGGATTTTTTATTTTATATTCATCTAAAATTCCAAATGCAATTGCAAATATATTTTTCAAAGCCGATGCTATTTGAACACCAAGAACATCATTACTATAAAACATAGAAATGGAAGTATTACTAAATAAATCAATAAATTTGCAAGCATTTTCCAAGCTCTTACTAGCAGCCACAAGTCCTGTAATAATTCCAAGTCCAACTTCCTCAGCATGACTTGGTCCAGCAATATAAGTGATTTTATCTTTGTATTCAGTTAAAATGCTTTCTGCAACTTCCATAATCGTATTTGGTTTTTCTTCAATTGTTATAAAACCTTTTGTAAGTATTGCTAATGTAGGTTGTTTAGTAATAAACATATCTCTTAATTTATTTAAAATATCTAAAGTATAAAGGGAAGGAGTTGCAATAAAAATATAATCAGATAAACTCACAACGTTAAGCAAGTTAGAACTTGCAACCAAGTTATCTGATAATTTAATACCATTTAAATATTTAAAATTTTCATGTTCATTATTAATGCTATTTTTAACACTCTCTTCAAAAGACCATAATAAAATATTATTATCTCTAAATTTATCTGCCAAAACCTTAGCAATAGCGGTTCCCCAAGCTCCTGACCCAATAATAGATATCTGCATATTTACTCCTTATTAATTATAATAACTCATATTTGATTGTCTTATCTAATAAATAAACTCTAACCTTATCATTATCTTTAAATCTTTTTAAAATCAAATCATTAATTAATAAACTTCCAATCTCCTTGACTACAACCTTATGTACACTTTTAATGCCAAGCCCACTTTTATAAGTCTTATCCCTTAAATAATGAATAACGCATTCTTCAAAACAAACAAAAATATTCTCAGCCTTTAGTATCTTAACAAAATTATTCATCTCTTCGATAATAGCCTTTTCAAAATCACTCTCATCTACAGGCCTAAAGAAAAAAATATGATCTACTAAATCCAAAAATCTACTAGAAAAACGTTTTTCTAATAAATTTCGACTACTAACTACATCATTTTTAAATCCAATGCTACTTAGTTCTTTATGTTCTATATTAATATCTATTATTATTATACTATCTGATAAACTCACACTTCTACCAAGATTATCAAAAAGTTTACCAGTGTTAAATCCTTCAAAAAAAAAAATCTATGACTCTCTTGGGAGATTTGTCAAAATCTGATAGCAAAATAATTGAACTTGGGGCTTTACTCAAAAATTTAAAAAATTTAGTGGGTTCATCATAAGAATCAGCTCCATATATGGGCCCTATTAATCGATTAATTCCATCAAAATCTCCATACTCACTCATTCCCAAAGTAAGCTTGGGAATCTTAAGCTCTTCTGATAAAATAGAAGCAAGTTTACTCTTATTTGCATCAGAGGAACCTATCAAAATGAAAATACCAAGAGTGTTGTTTTTAAATAAAAATTTGATCCTTAAAAGTTTTATACTCAACATTAAATCGGATAAAAGTTTCTCATCAATGATGATGCTTTCTCTTATTTTACTCTCAAGACTAATAAGTAAGTCATTATCATAATTATCAAAAGTAAAAATATTAGCTCCAATCATAGAATTCACAAAGTTTCTCACATCATCACTTGTTATGACTTTTTTGTTACCCTCAAGCTTAAATTTAGCTCCAAGATCATCTAATAAATCAAAAGCTTTATCAGGAAGAAACCTGTCTTTAATACATTTAGACATAGAAATTGAAGCTAATAAAGCCTCATCTGTATATTTAACATTGTGATACTTTTCATATTGTTCTTTAGTCCCTTTTAAGATAAGATAAGTATCCTCAAAGCTTGGTTCTCTAAGTTCTATGCTATTAAATCTTCTTATTAAAGCTTTATCTTTCAAAAAGAACTTCTGATACTCATATTTAGTAGTAGCACCAATAAACTTAACTCTACCTAAAGTTAATATAGGCTTTAATAAATTAGAAACATCCATGTTACTAAAGGAAGTAGCTCCAGCTCCAACTATCATATGAATTTCATCAATAAAAAGAATCACTTTTTTTTTAAAATATAAACAATCTAAAATTTTATTTATTCTATCTTCAAGATCTCCTCTATATTTAGTCCCAGATATAAGTCTTCCAATATCAAGAGAATAAACTTCATAGCCTATCAATTCTTGGGGCACTTGACCTACTTTTATCACATAAGCAAGTCCTTGAAGCAATATTGTTTTTCCAACTCCAGGTTCTCCAAATACAATTAGATTACTTTTATGTTTACGAAGCATGACTTGAATCAACTTAAATAACTCTTTTTCTCGACCAATCAAGGGATTTTTCTTTAAACTTGGCTCTAAACTATCAGTAATATTAACTAAAAAATATTCAACAGAATTGTTACTACTACCCAATAAATCATCATGTTGCTCTAAATTAAAATAATCTTCTTCAAAAATACCCAAACCTTCATCTCCATTTACATCTTTATTAAAAAGATCTCCTGAACCTAATTCATCCCTCTCAAAAGCTCCTAAATTTAAGTCTGAACCTAAATAATCATAAACTTCGATCATCTTGTCAAAGATAGTTAAATTAAAACCTGACTTTAACAAAGCATCTAAAATTGTATTTTTTCTTTTTTTAATTAATACCCATAATAAATCTTTCTCTTGTAATCTATAAGGTTTTTTATAATAAAAAATAGTATCTATTATATCTTGATACAAATCATTTATTTTAAAAAGATAATTTGAAATATCAGAATTTCTTAAAGGAAGCTTATTGAAAAACTCTTCTAAAACTCTGTCAAAAAGATAAAAATCAAGTGTACATAAACTAAGCAATTCTTTAATTTTTTCATCGCTAATTAAACTACAAAAAATATGCTCTTCAGTAAAGATAAGATGCTTACGTTCCATAAAAAACAGAAATGATTTAAAAAATAAATTATTTAAAGCTCTTCTGTTATACATTAAACACCAACTATAAAATAATTCTCAAAATTTTTTTCTTACCAACTCTAAGTTCAAGCTCACCACTAGCAAAACTATCTTTACTAAGGAAATAATTTTGATCTATTACTCTCAATTTATCTATATAAACTCCACCAGAATTAATAAGTCGTCTGGCCTCTGACTTACTAGATACAATTTTTAAAAAATCCATCAGATCAATTAATAAAACACCACCCCCATCTAAACCAAGCGGTCCCAATTTAAAGGACGGAATATCTGCTCTATTTCCTCCATGTCCTTGAAAGGCTGCTTTAGCTGCTGAATTAGCTCTTAAAGCCGCATCTTCTCCATGAACAATCTTTGTTATTTCAAAAGCCAAGGTCTCTTTTGCTTTATTTAACAATGCTCCCTTGAAGCTTGAAATATGATCAATCTCATCTTCTTCTAAAAAAGTAAACAGATATAAAAATTTTTTAACATCCAAATCTGGGACATTTCTAAAATATTGATAAAAGTCATTAACACTGTAAATCTTTGAATCAAGATAAACTGCTCCTTGTTCTGACTTTCCCATCTTCTTGCCATCACTTCTTGTAATAAGTGGTAATGTAAGTCCAAAAACCTCTGTTCCTGACTTTCGCCTAATCAAATCAACACCTAGTACAATATTGCCCCATTGATCATCACCTCCAATTTGAAGGCTACAATTTTTAGTCTTACTTAATATATAAAAATCATATGATTGCAAAAGTTGATAATTAAATTCAATAAAAGACAGACCATTATTATTCAATCTTCTTTTATAAGTCTCAAATCCCAACATACGATTAACAGAAAAATGAACTCCAACCTCTCTTAAAAATTCAATATAATTAATATTATCAATCCATTCTGCATTATCAAGAACATATCCTTGACTAAAATCTATTATTCTAAATAATTGTTCCTTGATTGCCTTAACATTTCTGCTTATATCTTCCTTTGCTAAAATTTTTCGCATTTTATCCTTACCTGAAGGATCACCTATCTTTGTAGTACCACCACCAATTAAAGCAATTGGAATATGACCCTGCCTTTGAAGATGTGCCATTGCCATAAAAGGAATTAAATGTCCAATATGTAAAGAGGTCGAAGTAGCATCAACACCAATATAAAAGACTATCCTCTCCCTATTCATTAAAGCATTTAATGCTCCTAAATTAGTACATTGTTTTAAGAATCCTCTCTTTTTCAAAATCTCTAATGCAAGATTCATCTATTTGAAACTCCCTTGTAATTTAGAATTTCAGTTTTAATATATGAATATAAATCATCAATAGGAATTCTTATCTGAGTCATACTATCCCGCTCTCTTAAAGTAACCGTTTTATTCTCAATAGTATCATAATCTATTGTTACACAATAAGGTGTTCCAATCTCATCTTGACGCCTATAACGTTTACCTATCGTACCACCATCATCATAAAACATGTAAAAATCATCACTAAGTTGCATAAAAATTTTTCTAGCAAGTTCAGGCAATCCATCTTTCTTTACAAGAGGCAGTATTGCAACCTTATAAGGAGAAAGTTTAGGATGTAAACGCAAAACTATTCTTTTATCTCCTCCATCAAGTTCTTCATGATCATAAGCATCACAAAGGGTCATTAAAACACTCCTTGTAAGTCCAACTGACGTTTCAATAACATGAGGAACATATTTCTCACCACTTGTTAATTCATGATATTCAAATAACTTAGGTTTTCCACAAAATTTTGCATGCTGAGATAAATCATAATCACCTCTATTATGAATTCCCTCAACTTCTTGAAAACCAAATGGAAACTCATACTCAATATCAACTGCATATTTAGCATAATGAGCAAGTTCATCATCTTTATGTTCTTTAAACCTAAGATTACTGGATTTTATTCCAAGAGTTTCAATAAAAAAATTCATTCTTTTTTGCTTCCAATAATAATACCAATCATCCATATTATTAGGATGCACAAAAAATTGCATTTCCATTTGTTCAAATTCACAAGTCCTAAATATAAAATTCTTTGCTATTATTTCATTTCTAAATGCTTTCCCAACCTGAGCTATACCAAAAGGAACCTTAAGTCTTGTAGAATCTAACACATTACGAAAATTAACAAAAATACCCTGAGCAGTTTCTGGTCTTAAATAAATTTCACTAGAACTATCCTCAACCGCTCCAATATTAGTCTTAAACATCAAATTAAAACTTCTTGAAGATGTAAAAGAATCCATAGTATTACAATTAGGACAATTTTGAGACAAATCAACACAATCCGTCCTAAATCTATTTTTACAATTTTTACAGTCCACCAATAACTCTAAAAAACTATCAACATGTCCTGATGCTGTCCAAACTTCAGGTCTCATTAAAATGGAACTATCTAGACCTACCACATTTTCATGCAAATAAATCATATCTCTCCACCATTCTTTCTGGATATTTTTTTTAAGCTCAATACCCAAAGGTCCGTAATCCCATACGCCTGAGAGACCTCCATAGATTTCTGAGGATTGGAACACAAAACCTTTTCTCTTAGCAAGCGAAATAACATCTTCTATTTTAGCCATATTAAACATCTCCAAAATTATTTATTGTTTATAATCCATATTTTTTTAAAAACTGCTGCGCTAAATTTATTCTATCAAATACCTTGTCTTTGCCAAGTAATTTCAAAGAATCAAAAAGAGGCGGTGATACCTTACTGCCAAGAACCGCAATCCTAACTGGAAGCAGAACTTCTCCTATTTTGAAATTATTTTTTTTAGCGAAATCATAAAAAATATTTTCATTTTCAGACAATATTCTTGTTTCAAATCCTTCTAGTATTGGCTTAATATTTTCTAAAATAAGGTAAATATCATCTGGTGTTTTTTTCTTCCCTAAAAACTCATCTAAGTTCCATGTTTTAATGTCCTCATAAAAAAACCTAAGCATAGTTATAGCCTCACTAAGTTTTCTAATTCTCGGCTTTATTAAAGGAATTAAAAGCATCAATGTTTGTTTATCACATGAATTAACATCTTCTTTAATGTATCCTGCTTTTTGTAAAAATGGAATTAAAAGATTGACTAACTCTTCATCTTCTTTTTTTCTAATATAATAGCTATTAAAAAAATCTAATTTATGATAATCAAAAATAGCAGGAGATTTATTAACTCTATCGATAGAGAATAGCTTTTTGAGTTCACTTCTTGTGAAGAATTCCCTCTTATCGTCATAAGACCAACCAAGTAAAGTAATATAGTTAATAACAGCTTCTGGCAGATATCCATCATCAATAAATTGTTTTAAAGCTGTTGCACCATGCCTTTTACTTAATTTTTGTCCATCACTACCCATGACCATTGGAAGATGACAATAAATGGGAGGAGTCCATCCAAAAGCATTATAAAGAAGAACATGTAAAGACCCAGAAGAAAGCCATTCTTGAGCTCTTAATACGTGAGATACTTTCATTAAATGATCATCAACAACATTTGCAAGATGATAAGTTGGAAGTCCATCCGATTTAAGAATAACAGGATCAGGATTAATATCCTTATTAGCCCATGTAACTTTACCAAGTAAAATATCATTAAAATGAGTTTCTCCATCAAGAGAAATCTTAAATCTAATAACAGGAGTGATTCCTACATTTAAAGCATCCTTAATTTCACTATCACTTAAATTTCTACAATGTCTATCATAACCTGTTGGCATCTTATTAACAGTTTGAATCTTTCTAATTCTCTCTAGTCTCTCAGGTGTACAATAACAATAATAAGCATGTCCTAATTTAACTAATTTATTAGCATATTCTTGATATATTTTTGTTCTTTTTGACTGAACATAAGGCCCATAAGGACCACCACAATTAGGCCCTTCATCAAAATCAATGCCAAGCCACTTTAAACTTTCATACAAATCTTCTTCTGCTTCTTTAAAATACCTAGTTTGGTCTGTATCCTCTATTCTAAGCAAAAACTTCCCACCACAGGATTTGGCAAAAAAATAATTAAATAAAGCTGTTCTAATGCCCCCAATATGCTGTAAACCAGTAGGAGAGGGTGCATATCTTACTCTTATATTCAAAATATAACCTCTTTTAATAAAAAAATATCCTTTTTGGATATATCATAAATATAATAAAATACAACAAAAAATAAGTTTGACTTAAGCAATTTTGTATGTTTGGCATTCAATCGCTCTGTATATTTAAAATATTTATCCCTAATCTTAAGTCGATCTTTTTCTATCAACTGATATCCCAAATTAGAGTTTTTCAATATATAATGAAAATAAATTGTAAAAATAGGATCAGATCTTAAAAAATATTTCTTTAAAAAGTCTATTTCATTGTTCAATTTAACAAACTCTCCATTGGCAATTAGATTAAGTGCCACGCAATACCTTACCCACCTATTCTTATTCTCTTTGTAATCTACAATTAAACTAGCAGCTTTCTCTTTGTCTCTCAAACTGATAAATATTGAATAAAGCTCTACTATTGTCTTATTACTTATTTTAATATTTTTTAAATAAAAAAAAAGTTCATTCAAAGTCTTTTTATCTTGCTTAATTAAAATTATCTTTAGAATAAGAGAAATATCAAAAACACTTTTAAGTGTTTTGCGCATTATCTTAAGCTTTAAAAAAAT is a genomic window containing:
- a CDS encoding NAD(P)H-dependent glycerol-3-phosphate dehydrogenase, with translation MQISIIGSGAWGTAIAKVLADKFRDNNILLWSFEESVKNSINNEHENFKYLNGIKLSDNLVASSNLLNVVSLSDYIFIATPSLYTLDILNKLRDMFITKQPTLAILTKGFITIEEKPNTIMEVAESILTEYKDKITYIAGPSHAEEVGLGIITGLVAASKSLENACKFIDLFSNTSISMFYSNDVLGVQIASALKNIFAIAFGILDEYKIKNPNLIGSNTESFLFAVSLNDMKNIACKIGVCNEETFLFLAGSGDLDVTCRSIFGRNRRFGNEIVSKNILAGFTDIDDLIRNIHKIGYLPEGILAAKEISLLFKSLGCDLNYSNLANIIYKILNKELMPESIIDYIRNFKF
- the tyrS gene encoding tyrosine--tRNA ligase — encoded protein: MNLALEILKKRGFLKQCTNLGALNALMNRERIVFYIGVDATSTSLHIGHLIPFMAMAHLQRQGHIPIALIGGGTTKIGDPSGKDKMRKILAKEDISRNVKAIKEQLFRIIDFSQGYVLDNAEWIDNINYIEFLREVGVHFSVNRMLGFETYKRRLNNNGLSFIEFNYQLLQSYDFYILSKTKNCSLQIGGDDQWGNIVLGVDLIRRKSGTEVFGLTLPLITRSDGKKMGKSEQGAVYLDSKIYSVNDFYQYFRNVPDLDVKKFLYLFTFLEEDEIDHISSFKGALLNKAKETLAFEITKIVHGEDAALRANSAAKAAFQGHGGNRADIPSFKLGPLGLDGGGVLLIDLMDFLKIVSSKSEARRLINSGGVYIDKLRVIDQNYFLSKDSFASGELELRVGKKKILRIIL
- a CDS encoding glycine--tRNA ligase, which translates into the protein MAKIEDVISLAKRKGFVFQSSEIYGGLSGVWDYGPLGIELKKNIQKEWWRDMIYLHENVVGLDSSILMRPEVWTASGHVDSFLELLVDCKNCKNRFRTDCVDLSQNCPNCNTMDSFTSSRSFNLMFKTNIGAVEDSSSEIYLRPETAQGIFVNFRNVLDSTRLKVPFGIAQVGKAFRNEIIAKNFIFRTCEFEQMEMQFFVHPNNMDDWYYYWKQKRMNFFIETLGIKSSNLRFKEHKDDELAHYAKYAVDIEYEFPFGFQEVEGIHNRGDYDLSQHAKFCGKPKLFEYHELTSGEKYVPHVIETSVGLTRSVLMTLCDAYDHEELDGGDKRIVLRLHPKLSPYKVAILPLVKKDGLPELARKIFMQLSDDFYMFYDDGGTIGKRYRRQDEIGTPYCVTIDYDTIENKTVTLRERDSMTQIRIPIDDLYSYIKTEILNYKGVSNR
- the gltX gene encoding glutamate--tRNA ligase; amino-acid sequence: MNIRVRYAPSPTGLQHIGGIRTALFNYFFAKSCGGKFLLRIEDTDQTRYFKEAEEDLYESLKWLGIDFDEGPNCGGPYGPYVQSKRTKIYQEYANKLVKLGHAYYCYCTPERLERIRKIQTVNKMPTGYDRHCRNLSDSEIKDALNVGITPVIRFKISLDGETHFNDILLGKVTWANKDINPDPVILKSDGLPTYHLANVVDDHLMKVSHVLRAQEWLSSGSLHVLLYNAFGWTPPIYCHLPMVMGSDGQKLSKRHGATALKQFIDDGYLPEAVINYITLLGWSYDDKREFFTRSELKKLFSIDRVNKSPAIFDYHKLDFFNSYYIRKKEDEELVNLLIPFLQKAGYIKEDVNSCDKQTLMLLIPLIKPRIRKLSEAITMLRFFYEDIKTWNLDEFLGKKKTPDDIYLILENIKPILEGFETRILSENENIFYDFAKKNNFKIGEVLLPVRIAVLGSKVSPPLFDSLKLLGKDKVFDRINLAQQFLKKYGL